Genomic segment of Candidatus Limnocylindrales bacterium:
TGTTAAATCAAAATCCATTTTTAACATGGAAATGTGGGAGTATGGAGGTAGAGAAGTGTGGGAGTATGGGAGTGTGGGGGTATATTTGTGCTCTTACACTCCCATACTCCCACACTTCTGTACTCCCATACTTCCATACCCCCACACCTCCACACTTCCCTGCTTCCCTACTTCTTTCTAAGCGGGTACAAAGTACACATCGGTGGGTTTGAATTTGCAATTCCGTAAGAATTGAGCCTTGACCCGCATCCCAATTTCGGCTTTACCGGGCTCCACCCCAACCAGACGGCTTAAAAAGAGGGTATTAACCCCTTCAAACTCTACCAGAATAAGGGTAAAAGGGGTTTCTTTTAGAAATTCTTCGCTTCCAAAATAACAGGTGGTCCAGGTATGAATTTTCCCTTCCAGGGGTAATTCAAACCATTCAGTTTTTGCTCCACATTCCATGCAGTGAGATCGGGGTGTCGCAAACTTATAGTTACATTGCGTACATCGACTTCCTAAAAGTTTTTTCTTGGTCAATCCGGCAAAAAAAGGGGAATCTTGGGCATAAC
This window contains:
- a CDS encoding Zn-ribbon domain-containing OB-fold protein, with product MEVWKCGSTPILPYPHTPLLKIMSHEPGAQKIKLPETEEGTVLFGVDPIIIKHHYEIDYIHSYAQDSPFFAGLTKKKLLGSRCTQCNYKFATPRSHCMECGAKTEWFELPLEGKIHTWTTCYFGSEEFLKETPFTLILVEFEGVNTLFLSRLVGVEPGKAEIGMRVKAQFLRNCKFKPTDVYFVPA